The Papaver somniferum cultivar HN1 unplaced genomic scaffold, ASM357369v1 unplaced-scaffold_3689, whole genome shotgun sequence genome includes a region encoding these proteins:
- the LOC113342349 gene encoding non-lysosomal glucosylceramidase-like: MDSGYSYSVAKCKYVYMEQFYKDGDDVIESDGFPDRTRDAWTVHGISAYYGCLWLASLDVAAAVGKGRRDCKPL, translated from the exons ATGGATTCAG GCTACTCTTACTCCGTAGCCAAGTGCAAGTATGTTTACATGGAACAATTTTATAAGGACGGTGATGATGTTATTGAGAGTGATGGGTTTCCTGATCGAACTCGTGATGCTTGGACAGTTCATGGCATTAGTGCTTATTATGGATGCTTATGGCTTGCTTCTCTCGATGTTGCTGCTGCAGTGGGGAAAGGGAGAAGAGATTGTAAACCTCTATGA